In a single window of the Anguilla rostrata isolate EN2019 chromosome 6, ASM1855537v3, whole genome shotgun sequence genome:
- the LOC135258063 gene encoding ankyrin repeat domain-containing protein 63-like produces MLRLPEKGSGQTGSKILLEAMSKDKVHLARFILDALDGKIIDSTSEGAATPLITSVLLPDSQARSKFMNLLLQRGASVNRQDERGRTALSYACEKGYLDAVKVLVQNNADPEVVDSWGNTALMYASVAGHSAVVDFLVRAFKRLGLQIDRQNKVGNSAVEVAKYLGHKDCLFALTSKTKKSHDDALRDFDSNEGESSRGKKPTHASEVNDTQSQSHFCPKGVDAARTGEDSIAASSSRRESSFLRSRIQSMDSIEEFERECDAALSWPGDLSGVPVQKPHARSYHGQNNNRTFKLGENNRRYNVAPLSRPTDNQFPLLFSPRPAKNALNRRASACTGASAAGPSNSPLGVLLTPIPGSKGGKPETESETQKKNAMDFGIRLFHDSYYQKRSSLPTSVLRPAPPARALMPSRKTKTVQEDTLLGSTATPAVTAAGAPTSFAVLGNKLLRRFTFPELKKSTKDVSGDGSGGTHSGSPEVTEPGMPKSESYPLATRHSPVGSKPSIDSISAVKCEFDFHFKLSPS; encoded by the coding sequence ATGCTTAGACTCCCTGAAAAAGGTAGCGGCCAAACGGGCTCAAAGATTCTCCTGGAAGCCATGTCAAAAGACAAGGTCCATCTGGCTCGGTTCATCCTCGATGCTCTGGACGGCAAAATTATCGACTCCACAAGCGAGGGAGCCGCGACCCCGCTCATCACATCCGTGCTGCTGCCGGACAGCCAGGCCAGATCCAAGTTCATGAACCTTCTGCTGCAGCGCGGCGCGAGCGTCAACCGTCAAGACGAGCGCGGGCGCACCGCTTTGAGTTACGCCTGTGAAAAGGGTTACCTGGACGCAGTGAAGGTGCTGGTTCAGAACAATGCCGACCCAGAGGTCGTGGACAGTTGGGGGAACACTGCCTTGATGTACGCGTCTGTGGCCGGCCATTCTGCCGTAGTGGACTTTTTGGTGAGGGCGTTCAAGAGGCTCGGTCTGCAAATTGACAGACAAAACAAAGTTGGAAACTCGGCTGTGGAAGTGGCGAAGTATCTGGGACACAAAGACTGTTTATTTGCTCTCACGAGTAAAACGAAGAAAAGCCACGACGATGCCTTGAGAGATTTTGACAGTAATGAAGGCGAAAGTAGCCGTGGGAAAAAGCCCACGCACGCTTCAGAGGTGAATGATACCCAGAGCCAAAGTCACTTCTGTCCAAAGGGTGTGGACGCTGCGAGAACGGGAGAGGATTCCATTGCGGCATCTTCGAGTCGAAGAGAGTCTTCATTTCTACGGAGTCGAATCCAATCCATGGATTCAATAGAGGAGTTTGAGAGGGAGTGCGACGCTGCGCTCTCCTGGCCAGGTGATTTATCCGGTGTCCCAGTTCAAAAACCTCACGCCCGGTCATATCACGGCCAAAACAATAATAGAACATTTAAATTAGGGGAAAATAATAGACGCTACAATGTAGCGCCTTTATCTAGACCCACGGATAACCAGTTCCCACTGCTGTTCTCACCAAGGCCGGCTAAAAACGCATTAAATCGTCGCGCGTCAGCATGTACCGGAGCCTCCGCCGCCGGTCCATCGAACAGTCCTCTCGGAGTTTTGTTAACTCCTATTCCGGGATCAAAAGGTGGGAAACCAGAGACAGAAAGTGAAACGCAGAAGAAAAACGCCATGGACTTCGGTATCCGTCTATTTCACGACAGTTACTATCAGAAACGGAGCAGTTTGCCGACAAGTGTCCTCAGACCTGCACCGCCAGCGCGCGCGCTCATGCCCTCACGCAAAACTAAAACGGTGCAGGAGGACACGCTGCTAGGCAGCACTGCGACTCCTGCCGTTACTGCAGCAGGAGCGCCCACGAGCTTCGCCGTCCTTGGAAACAAACTGTTGCGGCGCTTCACTTTTCCGGAGTTGAAAAAGTCCACGAAAGATGTGAGCGGGGACGGGTCCGGCGGCACGCACTCCGGAAGTCCCGAAGTGACAGAGCCAGGGATGCCGAAATCAGAGAGTTACCCCCTGGCCACGCGGCACTCTCCGGTGGGAAGCAAGCCCAGTATCGACAGCATCAGCGCTGTGAAGTGCGAGTTCGACTTCCACTTCAAACTGAGTCCATCCTGA